From a single Pseudomonas sp. A34-9 genomic region:
- a CDS encoding antibiotic biosynthesis monooxygenase has protein sequence MQASAKNRSFTQLIEFEIEPRQQPALVTALSRQTERLAQRYAGFLSASVQASDDGRRVLSFLQWQSREAGEAAFRSFESGEQDFWQLIHTHQARTITFNSFQVLSSIARSHDDALHCSLVG, from the coding sequence ATGCAAGCATCAGCGAAAAACCGCAGCTTCACCCAGTTGATCGAATTCGAGATAGAACCGCGTCAGCAGCCAGCCCTGGTCACTGCGTTATCGAGACAGACCGAGCGCCTGGCTCAACGCTATGCAGGTTTTCTCAGCGCCAGCGTGCAGGCCAGCGATGATGGCCGGCGCGTGTTGAGTTTTTTGCAATGGCAATCCCGCGAGGCGGGTGAGGCGGCGTTTCGCAGCTTCGAGAGTGGCGAGCAGGATTTCTGGCAACTGATTCACACCCATCAGGCGAGAACCATCACCTTCAATTCGTTTCAGGTGCTCAGCAGCATCGCCCGCAGTCACGACGATGCGCTGCACTGCAGTCTGGTCGGCTAG
- the soxR gene encoding redox-sensitive transcriptional activator SoxR: MITKENLHKQLTVGEVAARSGVAVTALHFYESKGLIKSQRNAGNQRRYPREVLRRVALIKVAQRLGIPLAEIGEALKILPDDRAPSAADWKILSQQWRQELDERIEQLTLLRDRLNGCIGCGCLSMEACPLRNQGDVLAEQGPGPHFPMD; the protein is encoded by the coding sequence ATGATCACCAAGGAAAACCTGCACAAGCAACTCACGGTCGGCGAAGTCGCGGCGCGCAGCGGCGTGGCGGTCACTGCCCTGCACTTTTATGAATCCAAAGGCCTGATCAAGAGCCAGCGCAATGCTGGCAACCAGCGCCGCTATCCGCGCGAAGTGCTGCGTCGGGTAGCGTTGATCAAAGTCGCCCAGCGCCTGGGGATTCCATTGGCGGAGATTGGCGAAGCACTGAAAATCCTGCCGGACGATCGTGCACCCAGCGCGGCGGACTGGAAAATTCTCTCGCAGCAATGGCGCCAGGAGCTGGATGAACGGATCGAACAACTGACGCTGCTGCGCGACCGGCTCAATGGCTGTATCGGTTGTGGCTGTTTGTCGATGGAGGCCTGTCCGCTGCGAAATCAGGGCGATGTGCTGGCAGAACAGGGGCCGGGGCCGCACTTTCCAATGGATTGA
- a CDS encoding VOC family protein: MSVKPIPEGYHSITPYLGIHKAAEAIDFYKKAFGATEVMRLAMPDGGIGHAELRIGDSAIMLGSPCDQGPLSNPDNAVSVGLHLYVTDVDKSFQRAVDAGATAVSEVKDQFYGDRSGTLKDPYGHLWFLATRKEDLTEEQIKQRAMEMFQQG, translated from the coding sequence ATGAGCGTCAAACCCATTCCCGAGGGGTATCACAGCATTACCCCGTATCTCGGCATCCACAAAGCGGCCGAGGCCATCGATTTCTATAAAAAAGCCTTCGGCGCCACCGAGGTCATGCGTCTGGCCATGCCTGACGGCGGCATTGGCCACGCCGAGCTGCGCATCGGCGACAGTGCGATCATGCTCGGTTCACCGTGCGATCAGGGGCCGTTGAGCAATCCGGATAACGCCGTGTCAGTTGGTTTGCATTTGTATGTGACTGATGTCGACAAATCGTTTCAACGAGCGGTGGATGCCGGGGCGACGGCGGTGTCCGAGGTCAAGGATCAGTTTTATGGTGATCGCAGCGGGACGTTGAAGGATCCGTATGGGCATCTGTGGTTTCTGGCCACGCGCAAGGAGGATCTGACCGAGGAACAGATCAAGCAGCGGGCGATGGAGATGTTTCAGCAGGGTTGA
- a CDS encoding alpha/beta fold hydrolase, with protein sequence MFAGFLKDQRHVNGVDIVYRLGGSGPGLLLLHGHPQTHVIWHKIAEQLAEHFTVVAADLRGYGDSARPIADDLHANYSKREMARDNVELMHSLGFEQFSILAHDRGARVAHRLALDHPAAVQRMMLLDIAPTLSMYAQTNETFARAYWHWFFLIRPAPLPETLLEADPEAYLRSVMGSRSAGLKPFTDAAFGEYLRSLRQPGSARGICEDYRASAGIDLEHDRADIAAGNHLDLPLRVLWGAEGTVGRCFDPLKEWQQVATDVSGQALPAGHYIAEEVPELLLAEALAFLR encoded by the coding sequence ATGTTTGCCGGATTCCTCAAAGACCAGCGTCACGTCAACGGCGTCGACATTGTCTACCGCCTCGGCGGCAGCGGGCCGGGCCTGCTGCTGTTGCACGGGCACCCGCAGACCCACGTGATCTGGCACAAGATTGCCGAACAACTGGCCGAACATTTCACCGTGGTCGCTGCCGACCTGCGCGGTTACGGCGACAGCGCTCGCCCGATCGCGGATGACCTGCACGCCAATTACTCGAAACGCGAAATGGCCCGCGACAATGTCGAGCTGATGCACTCGCTGGGCTTCGAGCAGTTCTCGATTCTCGCCCACGACCGTGGTGCACGGGTTGCCCACCGCCTGGCGCTCGATCACCCCGCCGCCGTGCAGCGCATGATGCTGCTCGACATCGCGCCGACCCTGTCGATGTACGCGCAAACCAACGAAACCTTCGCCCGCGCCTACTGGCACTGGTTTTTCCTGATCCGCCCGGCGCCGCTGCCGGAAACCTTGCTCGAAGCCGATCCCGAAGCGTATTTACGCAGCGTGATGGGCAGTCGCAGCGCCGGGCTCAAGCCGTTTACCGACGCAGCCTTCGGCGAATACCTGCGCAGCCTGCGCCAACCGGGCAGCGCCCGTGGCATCTGCGAAGACTATCGCGCCAGCGCCGGCATCGATCTTGAGCACGACCGCGCCGACATCGCCGCCGGGAATCATCTTGATCTGCCGCTGCGCGTGTTGTGGGGAGCTGAAGGCACGGTCGGACGCTGCTTCGATCCGCTCAAGGAATGGCAACAAGTGGCGACCGACGTCAGCGGTCAGGCATTGCCCGCCGGCCATTACATTGCCGAAGAAGTCCCGGAACTGTTGCTTGCCGAAGCACTGGCCTTTTTGCGCTGA
- a CDS encoding LysR substrate-binding domain-containing protein codes for MLAASAASVRFHMSQKKDPVPLPEDLRVLLTVIRKNGFAAAADELGLSPAYVSKRIQILETTLGTRLLHRTSRRVSLTEDGERVQRWALRILDDFQQLHDELCDAHDSPRGRLHICSSFGFGRNHVAPAVSLLAERYPDLEIRLDLFDRVVDIINEGFDLEVRVGDDIPGQHIGRRLVSNRRVLCAAPGYLQRRGTPQTLDELQQHDCLVIKERDNAFGIWNLDRDAGQESVRVSGPLSSNNGEIVLQWALDGRGVLLRSLWDVKPLLEQGRLVQVLDDYSQSANVWAVYPTRLAHSGKLRACVEFLQEHFKGLSV; via the coding sequence ATGCTGGCGGCTTCTGCCGCCAGTGTTCGTTTTCACATGTCCCAGAAGAAAGACCCCGTGCCCCTGCCCGAAGACCTGCGTGTGTTGCTCACCGTGATCCGCAAGAACGGCTTTGCCGCCGCAGCGGATGAATTGGGCCTGTCACCGGCCTATGTCAGCAAACGCATCCAGATTCTTGAAACCACCCTGGGCACTCGCCTGCTGCACCGCACCAGCCGGCGCGTCTCGCTGACCGAGGACGGTGAACGGGTGCAGCGCTGGGCATTACGCATTCTCGATGATTTCCAGCAACTGCACGACGAACTCTGCGACGCCCACGACAGCCCGCGTGGGCGTTTGCACATCTGCAGCAGTTTCGGTTTCGGTCGCAATCACGTAGCGCCGGCGGTGTCGTTGCTGGCCGAACGTTATCCAGATCTGGAGATTCGCCTCGACCTGTTTGACCGGGTGGTGGACATCATCAACGAAGGCTTCGACCTGGAGGTCCGCGTCGGCGATGACATTCCCGGCCAGCACATTGGTCGGCGTCTGGTCAGCAATCGGCGCGTGCTGTGTGCCGCCCCCGGCTATCTGCAACGTCGCGGTACGCCGCAAACCCTGGACGAACTGCAACAGCACGACTGTCTGGTGATCAAAGAGCGCGACAACGCCTTCGGCATCTGGAATCTGGATCGCGATGCCGGGCAAGAGAGCGTGCGCGTCAGTGGGCCGTTGTCGTCAAACAACGGTGAGATTGTTTTGCAGTGGGCACTGGATGGCCGTGGGGTGTTGTTGCGCTCGTTGTGGGATGTGAAGCCGTTGCTGGAGCAAGGACGCTTGGTGCAGGTACTGGACGATTACAGCCAGAGCGCCAATGTCTGGGCGGTGTACCCGACGCGGCTGGCGCATTCCGGGAAGTTGCGCGCGTGTGTGGAGTTTTTGCAGGAGCATTTCAAAGGCTTGTCTGTTTAG
- the leuD gene encoding 3-isopropylmalate dehydratase small subunit encodes MSLQPFTQVSGQAAPLLAANVDTDVIMPKQFLKGIDRKGLDRGLFFDLRFQRDGTPNLEFVLNQHVWKAANFLVVGPNFGCGSSREHAVWGLQQMGIRALIGSSFAGIFYDNCQRNGVLLITLEEAQVQRIGQLVGQPETARISIDLQAQQIGLADGTVIEFQIDTLRKTALLLGLDAIGSTLQRREQIKAFERQHLANNPWLS; translated from the coding sequence ATGAGCCTGCAACCCTTCACTCAAGTCAGTGGCCAGGCTGCGCCGTTACTGGCGGCCAATGTCGACACGGACGTGATCATGCCCAAGCAATTCCTCAAGGGTATCGATAGAAAAGGCCTGGATCGCGGATTGTTTTTCGATCTTCGATTTCAGCGCGATGGCACGCCCAACCTTGAGTTCGTGCTGAACCAGCACGTCTGGAAAGCTGCGAACTTCCTTGTCGTCGGGCCGAATTTCGGCTGCGGATCGAGCCGTGAGCATGCAGTCTGGGGCCTGCAGCAGATGGGCATCCGCGCGTTGATCGGCAGCAGTTTCGCCGGAATTTTCTACGACAATTGCCAGCGCAACGGGGTGTTGTTGATCACGCTGGAAGAGGCGCAGGTGCAGCGCATTGGGCAGTTGGTTGGTCAGCCGGAAACGGCGCGGATCAGCATTGATCTACAGGCGCAGCAGATTGGTTTGGCGGATGGCACGGTGATCGAGTTCCAGATCGATACCCTGCGCAAAACCGCGTTGCTGCTCGGCTTGGATGCCATCGGCAGCACCTTGCAAAGGCGTGAACAGATCAAAGCCTTCGAACGCCAACACCTGGCCAATAATCCCTGGTTGTCCTGA